A region from the uncultured Stenotrophomonas sp. genome encodes:
- a CDS encoding putative Acyltransferase family protein (Evidence 3 : Function proposed based on presence of conserved amino acid motif, structural feature or limited homology), with the protein MGKTMHRLFLAPSGTGQGHVLLLDGLRGLAVLIVIGSHLSNSGWLPFPNLSGTGKSGVYLFFVLSAYLLAHAMLATPPAGLARARYWINYALRRVLRIWPLYLVVLLSSWLLTAAGIDWQYRMDTAALKRHLALQEGQSVLWSIPVEFTFYLWLPFIVAALRLLRGLPAGRWLGLALLLLLALLARACWPAAQAPVNGVKLGPYLVVFLCGVAAAWVQQSWPGLARWRRAWQGLAWAGLGMLVLVTPSLWARLNGSAYDPGLSQHWFTAFGVGWAVLLLAVSWGGGVLQGFFASPPMRLVGVVSFSAYLWHLPVLRAATALGVRDWGWGGLAVLLVAMLLVAMASFLLFERPWREVRYRGR; encoded by the coding sequence ATGGGGAAGACAATGCACAGGTTGTTCCTGGCGCCGTCCGGCACGGGGCAGGGGCATGTATTGCTGCTCGATGGCCTGCGTGGCCTGGCCGTGCTGATCGTGATCGGCTCGCACCTGTCGAACTCGGGCTGGCTGCCTTTCCCGAATCTGTCGGGTACCGGCAAGAGCGGCGTCTACCTGTTCTTCGTGCTCAGTGCCTATCTGCTGGCCCATGCCATGCTGGCCACTCCGCCGGCAGGGCTGGCCAGGGCCAGGTACTGGATCAACTATGCCTTGCGCCGGGTGCTGCGCATCTGGCCGTTGTACCTGGTGGTGCTGCTGTCGAGCTGGCTGCTGACCGCCGCGGGCATCGATTGGCAATACCGGATGGATACTGCCGCGCTCAAGCGCCACCTGGCATTGCAGGAAGGGCAGAGCGTGCTGTGGTCGATCCCGGTGGAGTTCACCTTCTACCTGTGGTTACCGTTCATCGTGGCGGCGTTGCGGCTGCTGCGCGGGCTGCCGGCGGGGCGTTGGCTGGGGCTGGCATTGCTGCTGCTGCTGGCACTGTTGGCGCGCGCTTGCTGGCCGGCGGCGCAGGCCCCGGTCAATGGCGTGAAGCTGGGGCCTTACCTCGTGGTGTTCCTGTGTGGCGTGGCCGCCGCCTGGGTGCAGCAGTCCTGGCCGGGGCTGGCCCGTTGGCGGCGCGCTTGGCAGGGGCTGGCATGGGCAGGGCTGGGCATGCTGGTGCTGGTCACGCCGTCGCTGTGGGCGCGGCTGAATGGCAGTGCCTACGATCCGGGCCTCAGCCAGCACTGGTTCACTGCATTCGGCGTGGGTTGGGCGGTGCTGCTGCTTGCGGTGTCGTGGGGCGGTGGCGTGTTGCAAGGTTTTTTTGCCAGCCCGCCGATGCGGTTGGTGGGGGTGGTCAGTTTCAGTGCCTACCTGTGGCACCTGCCGGTGTTGCGGGCGGCCACTGCGCTGGGCGTGCGCGACTGGGGTTGGGGCGGGCTGGCGGTGCTGCTGGTGGCCATGCTGCTGGTGGCGATGGCCTCGTTCCTGCTGTTCGAGCGCCCGTGGCGCG
- a CDS encoding hypothetical protein (Evidence 5 : No homology to any previously reported sequences), with protein sequence MATVSGAAVAEPAAIRAPTTAATRTFLFNMFEKLLSLGFVVCIQQHHWTPHAARMHVPAPALMPRAYSGTLNHPLAPYLRMHLTVRSPQCRRTIGWG encoded by the coding sequence TTGGCGACGGTCAGCGGTGCTGCAGTGGCGGAACCTGCGGCCATCAGGGCGCCGACGACGGCGGCGACGAGAACCTTCTTGTTCAACATGTTTGAAAAGCTCCTAAGCTTAGGTTTTGTTGTTTGTATACAACAGCATCACTGGACACCACACGCCGCTCGCATGCACGTGCCGGCGCCGGCACTGATGCCAAGAGCGTACTCAGGAACCCTGAATCACCCCCTGGCACCGTATCTGCGCATGCATCTCACTGTGCGCAGTCCCCAGTGCCGCAGAACTATAGGATGGGGTTAA
- a CDS encoding exported hypothetical protein (Evidence 5 : No homology to any previously reported sequences) yields the protein MLNKKVLVAAVVGALMAAGSATAAPLTVAKQVYANEIVFPTAGLVPSAAPAVSWASGYNFSTGEVKYVRVELTGAKFVTGMPAPTVANGTVGAVNGLGTNVLTFSVTSTGPIVAADLYNLNLSAAGVGYINIPAKGDVSIKVSLYDQASQAQAGGTTGLLTVGSYDDTVFLSFKDSYAFTNAANTLIADVASAAPAVLYGNFVADTTTAPATTITAGTLNNDLSIQLADTDAVTAGVQPTLQADGSAMTLAALFDATSKIEVEGDFSAGTAVTLGAAAPAPVFAATATKLSWAGVPAGAVAPLVYTVAGTKALIAGDYKATFTPVSADTTKYTVKPLTAAVAGSVRRNGVELQAPLAQVPGAYLSRVVLTNTGSASPKYTITVLGEAGNTITTDAAKLSGVVAPGTNVIDLKDVLTGFTGDKRATIVVNVEAKDVFGVSGTIQGLYQIVNADKGSVSNHVMVRPATN from the coding sequence ATGTTGAACAAGAAGGTTCTCGTCGCCGCCGTCGTCGGCGCCCTGATGGCCGCAGGTTCCGCCACTGCAGCACCGCTGACCGTCGCCAAGCAGGTCTACGCCAACGAAATCGTGTTCCCGACCGCCGGTCTGGTCCCGAGTGCCGCCCCGGCGGTGTCCTGGGCTTCCGGCTACAACTTCTCGACCGGCGAAGTCAAGTACGTCCGCGTCGAGCTGACCGGTGCCAAGTTCGTGACCGGCATGCCGGCTCCGACCGTGGCCAATGGTACCGTGGGCGCAGTCAATGGTCTGGGCACCAACGTGCTCACCTTCTCGGTGACCTCCACCGGTCCCATCGTCGCAGCTGATCTCTACAACTTGAACCTGTCGGCTGCTGGCGTCGGCTACATCAACATCCCGGCCAAGGGTGACGTGTCGATCAAGGTCAGCCTGTACGACCAGGCCTCGCAGGCCCAGGCCGGCGGCACCACCGGCCTGCTGACCGTGGGTTCGTATGATGACACCGTGTTCCTGTCGTTCAAGGACAGCTACGCGTTCACCAACGCCGCCAACACCCTGATCGCCGACGTTGCCAGTGCTGCGCCCGCAGTGCTGTACGGTAATTTCGTTGCCGATACCACCACTGCGCCAGCGACCACCATCACTGCCGGTACCCTGAACAACGACCTGTCGATCCAGCTGGCGGATACGGATGCGGTTACCGCTGGCGTGCAGCCGACCCTGCAGGCTGACGGCTCGGCGATGACGCTGGCTGCTCTGTTCGACGCCACCTCCAAGATCGAAGTGGAAGGTGATTTCTCCGCCGGTACGGCGGTGACCTTGGGCGCTGCCGCTCCGGCTCCGGTGTTTGCCGCTACCGCCACCAAGCTGAGCTGGGCGGGCGTTCCGGCTGGCGCCGTTGCACCGCTGGTGTACACCGTTGCCGGCACCAAGGCGCTCATTGCCGGTGACTACAAGGCCACCTTCACCCCGGTTTCGGCCGATACCACCAAGTACACCGTCAAGCCGCTGACCGCCGCCGTCGCCGGCTCGGTCCGTCGCAATGGTGTGGAACTGCAGGCCCCGCTGGCCCAGGTTCCGGGTGCTTACCTGAGCCGCGTGGTGCTGACCAACACCGGTTCGGCTTCGCCGAAGTACACCATCACCGTGCTGGGCGAGGCGGGCAACACCATCACCACCGACGCTGCCAAGCTGTCGGGCGTGGTTGCCCCGGGCACCAACGTGATCGACCTGAAGGACGTGCTGACCGGCTTCACCGGTGACAAGCGCGCCACCATCGTCGTCAACGTGGAAGCCAAGGACGTCTTTGGCGTCAGCGGCACCATCCAGGGCCTGTACCAGATCGTCAACGCTGACAAGGGTTCGGTCAGCAACCACGTGATGGTCCGTCCGGCCACCAACTGA